The following are from one region of the Salvia hispanica cultivar TCC Black 2014 chromosome 1, UniMelb_Shisp_WGS_1.0, whole genome shotgun sequence genome:
- the LOC125196057 gene encoding E3 ubiquitin-protein ligase RING1-like produces the protein MVWSLPELPPPLSFICIVGILIVYVMCSYLIIDFISQDEESQDEYYSNAANYSSSYFHISVEELQEITCLCHNHNKGGGSICAICLENLRYPQFCRVLPACQHQFHAHCIDPWLSKSFTCPTCRAPFRPNPSFN, from the coding sequence ATGGTGTGGTCATTGCCTGAGCTCCCTCCTCCTCTCTCATTCATCTGCATCGTTGGCATCCTCATCGTCTACGTGATGTGCAGCTACCTGATCATCGACTTCATAAGCCAAGACGAAGAGAGCCAAGACGAGTACTACTCAAACGCAGCCAACTACAGCTCGTCCTATTTCCACATATCAGTTGAAGAGCTGCAAGAGATAACTTGCCTCTGCCACAACCACAACAAGGGAGGTGGTTCGATCTGCGCCATCTGCTTGGAGAATCTACGCTACCCGCAATTCTGCAGAGTGCTTCCTGCTTGCCAACATCAGTTCCATGCTCACTGCATTGATCCTTGGCTATCTAAGAGCTTCACTTGCCCCACTTGTCGAGCACCTTTTAGACCAAACCCGTCCTTCAATTGA